In a single window of the Rhodamnia argentea isolate NSW1041297 chromosome 2, ASM2092103v1, whole genome shotgun sequence genome:
- the LOC115731258 gene encoding uncharacterized protein LOC115731258 codes for MTPSLHRLASSIATILPAPSLTLFPPKPPNQKLQTRNDKHHERLHLQNGIARRDAVSLSLLSLLPSLSRPEPAAAFSIGISGPKEWLKEQKKKSSKFLLAPIEASREILRAAYLILTKASESTSDDLEEVQRLFRSAARDCVAEDRNSFVAFQANTGVEVCTFKLIVKNAASLLADKDPVKLEAEAMLDHLIRSFSSLNGLTSTNDLQDMTSRKRVADALTDTISSLDKFEQGIKDCLEI; via the exons ATGACGCCGTCGCTGCACCGCCTCGCCTCCTCCATTGCAACTATCCTACCCGCTCCTTCGCTCACCCTTTTCCCTCCAAAACCACCGAACCAAAAGCTGCAAACCCGAAACGACAAGCACCATGAACGCCTTCACCTCCAAAACGGCATTGCTCGCAGAGACGCCGTTTCGCTctcgctcctctctctcttgcccTCCCTCTCTCGGCCTGAACCAGCGGCTGCATTCTCCATCGGAATCT cAGGACCTAAGGAGTGGCTGaaagagcagaagaagaagtccTCCAAGTTTCTCTTGGCTCCTATTGAGGCCTCTCGAGAGATCCTGCGGGCGGCTTACCTCATTCTCA CTAAGGCTTCTGAGAGTACGAGTGATGATTTGGAGGAAGTTCAGAGGCTGTTTAGGTCAGCTGCTAGGGACTGTGTTGCGGAGGACAGAAATTCGTTCGTTGCGTTTCAAGCCAATACAGGAGTGGAG GTCTGCACATTCAAGTTGATTGTGAAGAATGCAGCTTCTTTGCTTGCTGATAAGGACCCTGTAAAGTTAGAAGCTGAAGCTATGCTCGACCATCTTATTAG ATCTTTCTCTTCTCTGAATGGTCTAACAAGCACAAATGACCTTCAAGACATGACCTCTAG AAAGAGAGTTGCTGATGCACTCACGGATACCATATCTTCTTTGGATAAATTCGAGCAGGGCATCAAGGATTGCCTTGAAATATGA
- the LOC115731257 gene encoding putative S-adenosyl-L-methionine-dependent methyltransferase Mjls_1072, which produces MVALVDYLITSLSIKGKRSRIRSEPSLQTSVLCVALFSYPYTTTPLSPSHEPSLYVPCIYPLLRSYLYFHDSQDCKRMSNQENGLPEDPFSMEFKLPDLLLDDVVRGLHLRIEKEWDSLQQSACQTAAGRAMWKHVINDPLADVLAGETSLRSLHEKIKKDCMNNAREISGVILAVRTLWFDSKLEAVINSFDGGAAQVVFLGAGMDARAYRLSCLSKSDVFEVDFPDVLQIKAALIKEALESRDDHCELKVIAKSLTRVAADIRDDVWLEKLQESGYMPERNTVWVLEGLLYYLPQSHAMQVLKMIADKCNHTTTVLLADFMNKLSTTLSSSTFQFYSDWPDHLLPSLGFSDVKLSQIGDSDANFGLMQDPLNLFNKLRSLPRSVHIHPEDGTPCRRLYLVQAFGSPN; this is translated from the exons ATGGTGGCTCTCGTGGACTACCTTATTACCTCCCTTTCCatcaagggaaaaagaagcaggATACGATCTGAGCCATCTTTACAGACGTCGGTTTTGTGTGTGGCTCTCTTTTCTTATCCCTACACAACAACTCCTCTTTCTCCCTCCCATGAGCCCTCTCTATATGTACCATGCATATATCCTCTGCTTCGCTCCTACTTGTATTTTCACGATTCACAAGATTGTAAGAGAATGTCAAATCAGGAGAATGGACTACCCGAGGATCCGTTCTCGATGGAGTTCAAGCTCCCGGACTTGCTGCTTGACGATGTGGTCCGGGGACTGCATTTGAGGATTGAAAAGGAATGGGACTCCCTTCAGCAGTCGGCGTGCCAAACGGCTGCAGGAAGAGCCATGTGGAAGCATGTCATTAACGATCCTTTGGCAGATGTGCTTGCAGGAGAGACGTCTCTGAGGAGTCTCCAtgagaagataaagaaagaCTGCATGAATAATGCCCGTGAAATTTCCGGAGTGATTCTTGCAGTCCGGACGTTATGGTTTGATTCCAAACTCGAAGCTGTCATCAATTCTTTCGATGGTGGTGCGGCGCAGGTGGTGTTCCTCGGTGCAG GAATGGATGCAAGGGCGTACCGTCTAAGCTGCTTGAGCAAAAGTGATGTTTTTGAGGTTGATTTTCCAGATGTCCTGCAGATAAAAGCTGCTCTAATAAAGGAAGCACTAGAATCCCGAGATGATCATTGTGAATTAAAGGTGATAGCAAAATCTTTGACCAGAGTAGCAGCTGACATCAGGGATGATGTCTGGCTCGAAAAGCTTCAGGAGTCAGGCTACATGCCTGAGAGGAACACGGTGTGGGTCTTGGAAGGATTACTATATTATCTCCCCCAATCACATGCCATGCAAGTACTGAAGATGATTGCAGACAAGTGCAACCATACAACGACAGTCCTCTTAGCAGATTTCATGAACAAACTGTCCACCACACTCTCCAGTTCCACCTTCCAGTTTTACAGTGACTGGCCAGACCATCTACTACCATCTCTTGGATTTTCTGATGTCAAGCTTTCGCAGATTGGTGATTCAGATGCCAACTTCGGGCTTATGCAGGATCCCTTAAACCTGTTCAACAAGCTTCGCAGTTTGCCTCGGTCAGTACATATACACCCTGAAGATGGAACACCATGTCGTCGCTTGTACTTGGTGCAGGCTTTCGGTTCACCCAACTGA